The Altererythrobacter sp. Root672 genome includes a window with the following:
- the trbB gene encoding P-type conjugative transfer ATPase TrbB, whose translation MLRTAMGPEIAAAMADPLVIEIMVNPDGSLRLDRLGTGRCDTGVRLEPAQVERIVRLVASHAKSEIHALAPIVSAELPPHGEGLAGERFEGVLPPVATGPCFSIRKPASRVHCLADYVADGIMSGAVAEVLADAVAQRRNVLVAGGTSSGKTTLANALLAEMAERDERVILIEDTRELQCAAPDVVALRTRPGVATMADLVRSTLRLRPDRIVVGEVRGGEALDMLKAWNTGHPGGIATVHANSAPAALYRLEQLVQEAAVVVPRRLIAEAIDLVVFIAGRGASRRIGALAAVEGLDAAGDYDLTPLIPEATEMEPVR comes from the coding sequence ATGCTGCGCACGGCGATGGGCCCCGAAATCGCCGCTGCCATGGCGGACCCGCTTGTGATCGAGATCATGGTCAATCCCGACGGGTCGCTCAGGCTCGACCGGCTGGGTACCGGGCGCTGCGATACCGGCGTGCGGCTGGAGCCGGCGCAGGTCGAGCGGATCGTGCGCCTCGTTGCGAGCCACGCGAAGAGCGAGATCCATGCCCTCGCGCCGATCGTCAGCGCCGAGCTGCCGCCTCATGGCGAAGGGCTTGCCGGCGAGCGGTTTGAGGGCGTGCTCCCGCCGGTGGCGACGGGGCCGTGCTTCTCGATCCGCAAGCCCGCATCGCGAGTTCATTGCCTGGCCGACTACGTGGCCGACGGGATCATGTCGGGCGCGGTGGCCGAGGTCCTCGCCGACGCGGTCGCGCAGCGGCGCAACGTCCTCGTCGCCGGCGGGACGAGCTCGGGCAAGACCACGCTCGCCAATGCGCTCCTCGCCGAGATGGCCGAGCGCGACGAGCGGGTGATCCTGATCGAGGACACCCGCGAGCTGCAATGCGCGGCGCCTGACGTCGTCGCGCTGCGCACGCGCCCCGGAGTTGCCACAATGGCCGACCTCGTGCGCTCCACCCTCCGGCTGCGCCCCGACCGGATCGTTGTCGGCGAAGTCCGCGGCGGCGAGGCGCTCGACATGCTCAAGGCCTGGAACACCGGGCATCCGGGCGGGATCGCCACGGTCCACGCCAACAGCGCGCCGGCCGCGCTCTACCGCCTCGAGCAGCTCGTTCAGGAGGCCGCGGTCGTCGTGCCCCGGCGCCTCATCGCCGAAGCGATCGACCTTGTCGTGTTCATCGCCGGGCGCGGCGCGAGCCGCAGGATTGGCGCGCTTGCCGCTGTCGAAGGGCTCGATGCCGCCGGCGACTACGACCTCACCCCGCTCATCCCTGAAGCAACAGAAATGGAGCCCGTCCGATGA
- a CDS encoding TrbC/VirB2 family protein has product MIQERVTPSRRPVPGLAVGVALAAVLLAVQARAAGSGMPWEEPLQQVLESVQGPVAKIVAVIIIITTGLTLAFGETAGGFRRLIQIVFGLSIAFAASSFFLSFFSFGGGALIG; this is encoded by the coding sequence ATGATCCAGGAACGTGTCACCCCGTCGCGCCGTCCGGTTCCGGGTCTTGCCGTTGGCGTGGCGCTCGCCGCGGTCCTGCTTGCGGTTCAGGCCCGCGCGGCGGGCTCGGGCATGCCTTGGGAGGAGCCGCTCCAGCAGGTCCTTGAATCCGTCCAGGGCCCCGTCGCCAAGATCGTCGCGGTGATCATCATCATCACCACCGGGCTGACGCTCGCATTCGGCGAGACCGCCGGCGGTTTCCGCCGGTTGATCCAGATCGTCTTTGGCCTCTCGATCGCCTTTGCCGCCTCCTCGTTCTTCCTCTCGTTCTTCAGCTTTGGCGGCGGGGCGCTCATCGGATGA
- a CDS encoding conjugal transfer protein TraG: MTPTKLLIGQILVVFAIMGLGVWVGTQWAAAMLGYQPRLGPAWFVAGNLPVYRPWALFAWWYHYEAYAPHVFDRAGALAGTSGFLGCAAAIGGSLWRARQTGLVTTYGSARWAGVGEVERAGLLGERGVMLGRFAGRYLRHEGPDHVMVFAPTRSGKGVGLVVPTLLSWTGSAVVHDIKGENWRLTAGWRSRFSHCLLFDPTDARSARYNPLLEVRRGAHEVRDVQNIADILVDPEGALERRNHWEKTSHALLVGVILHVLYAEEEKTLARVAALLSDPGRSFAATLRAMMSTRHLESGVHPVVAAAARELLDKSDNERSGVLSTAVSFLSLYRDPTVASATAECDFRIADLMEGARPVTLYLAVPPSDISRTKPLVRLVLNQIGRRLTERLPEKPGGRQLLLMLDEFPALGRLDFFETALAFLAGYGVRAFLIAQSLNQIVKAYGENNAILDNCHVRVAFAANDERTARRISDALGTATELRAMRNYAGHRLAPWLAHVMVSRQETSRPLLTPGEVMQLDPRDELVLVSGLAPVRASKLRYYEDRNFASRVLPPPVMDFGGAWADAPEPRRHDWAGYVASVVSLDRAGEAPGAADGGLQQAREPVLPSRRRRKTPSPDQLDLLGFDIEDDGVASVAPAALAPVVAAHGVNEGSARGDDLVPSF, from the coding sequence GTGACTCCAACGAAACTCCTGATCGGGCAGATCCTGGTCGTGTTTGCGATCATGGGGCTCGGCGTGTGGGTCGGCACCCAGTGGGCCGCGGCCATGCTCGGCTATCAGCCGCGGCTCGGGCCCGCCTGGTTCGTGGCGGGCAACCTGCCGGTCTATCGCCCCTGGGCCCTCTTCGCGTGGTGGTACCATTACGAGGCCTATGCGCCTCATGTGTTCGATCGCGCGGGGGCGCTCGCCGGAACGAGCGGGTTTCTGGGCTGCGCGGCGGCGATCGGCGGATCGCTCTGGCGCGCGCGGCAGACGGGATTGGTCACGACTTACGGGTCGGCGCGCTGGGCCGGGGTCGGCGAAGTGGAGCGCGCCGGACTGCTCGGTGAGCGCGGAGTGATGCTCGGACGGTTTGCCGGGCGGTACTTGCGACACGAGGGGCCCGACCATGTCATGGTCTTTGCGCCCACCCGCTCGGGCAAGGGCGTGGGGCTGGTCGTGCCGACCCTGCTCTCGTGGACCGGATCGGCGGTAGTCCACGATATCAAGGGCGAGAACTGGCGGCTGACTGCCGGCTGGCGCTCGCGGTTCTCGCACTGCCTTCTCTTCGATCCGACCGACGCCCGCTCGGCGCGTTACAACCCTTTGCTCGAGGTGCGGCGGGGCGCACACGAGGTCCGGGACGTCCAGAACATCGCCGACATCCTCGTCGATCCCGAGGGTGCCCTCGAGCGCCGCAACCACTGGGAGAAAACCAGTCACGCGCTGCTCGTGGGCGTGATCCTGCACGTGCTTTACGCCGAAGAGGAGAAGACCCTGGCGCGTGTCGCGGCGCTGCTGTCGGATCCCGGGCGCAGCTTTGCCGCGACCTTGCGCGCCATGATGAGCACGCGTCATCTCGAGAGCGGCGTTCATCCCGTCGTTGCAGCAGCGGCCCGCGAACTGCTCGACAAGTCGGACAACGAGCGCTCGGGCGTGCTCTCGACCGCGGTCTCGTTCCTCTCGCTCTACCGCGACCCGACGGTCGCTTCCGCTACCGCGGAATGCGACTTCCGGATCGCCGATCTCATGGAAGGCGCGCGGCCGGTCACGCTCTACCTCGCCGTTCCGCCCTCCGACATCTCGCGCACCAAGCCACTCGTGCGACTGGTGCTCAACCAGATTGGCCGGCGGCTGACCGAGCGCCTGCCCGAGAAGCCCGGCGGCCGGCAGCTGCTGCTCATGCTCGACGAGTTCCCGGCGCTCGGGCGGCTAGACTTCTTCGAGACCGCCCTGGCGTTCCTCGCCGGTTACGGCGTGCGGGCCTTCCTCATCGCGCAATCGCTCAACCAGATCGTCAAGGCTTACGGCGAGAACAACGCGATCCTCGACAACTGCCACGTGCGGGTGGCGTTCGCCGCCAATGACGAGCGTACCGCGCGGCGCATCTCCGATGCGCTTGGCACGGCAACCGAGCTGCGCGCGATGCGCAACTATGCCGGGCACCGCCTCGCGCCGTGGCTCGCGCATGTCATGGTCAGCCGCCAGGAGACCTCGCGTCCCTTATTGACTCCGGGCGAGGTCATGCAACTCGATCCGCGCGACGAACTGGTCCTGGTTTCGGGGCTCGCCCCCGTCCGCGCGAGCAAGCTGCGCTACTACGAGGATCGCAATTTCGCGAGCCGCGTCCTGCCGCCGCCGGTCATGGACTTCGGCGGTGCCTGGGCCGACGCGCCCGAGCCGCGTCGGCACGACTGGGCAGGCTATGTGGCGAGCGTCGTTTCGTTGGATCGGGCAGGGGAGGCCCCAGGCGCAGCGGACGGCGGCCTGCAACAGGCACGCGAGCCCGTCCTGCCGTCCCGCCGGCGGCGCAAGACGCCGTCGCCCGATCAACTCGACCTGCTCGGCTTTGACATCGAGGATGACGGTGTAGCGTCCGTTGCGCCCGCGGCTCTGGCGCCGGTCGTTGCCGCCCACGGGGTCAACGAGGGATCGGCGCGCGGCGACGATCTGGTCCCGAGCTTCTGA
- a CDS encoding VirB3 family type IV secretion system protein translates to MTGAAHIEGFEAPIHRALAEPILLGGAPRTVAIVNGTLAAALGLGLQQWIAGLVVWAFGHTLAVFAARRDPDVFAVLARHLRQRGYFAC, encoded by the coding sequence ATGACCGGAGCGGCTCACATCGAGGGCTTCGAAGCCCCGATCCATCGCGCGCTCGCCGAGCCGATCCTGCTCGGCGGGGCGCCGCGAACGGTGGCGATCGTCAACGGCACGCTCGCTGCCGCGCTCGGCCTCGGGCTGCAGCAGTGGATCGCCGGGCTGGTGGTCTGGGCGTTCGGCCATACGCTCGCGGTCTTCGCCGCGCGGCGCGATCCCGACGTCTTCGCAGTGCTCGCGCGGCACCTGCGGCAGCGGGGGTACTTCGCATGCTGA